GCCCCTTCAACTTCCCCTTCCTGCTGTCGTTGAAGTCGGTCGCCCCGGCGCTCGCGCTCGGCAACGGAGTGGTCCTCAAGCCGCATCAGAACACCCCGATCGCCGGCGGCACCCTGATCGCCAGGATCTTCGAGGAGGCCGGACTGCCCGGCGGCCTGCTCAACGTCGTCGTCACCGACATCGCCGAGATCGGCGACGCGTTCATCGAGCACCCCGTCCCGAAGGTCATCTCCTTCACCGGCTCCGACAAGGTCGGCCGGCACGTGGCCACCGTCTGCGCCGCGAACTTCAAGCGCTCGGTGCTCGAACTGGGCGGCAACAGCGCGCTGGTGGTCCTGGACGACGCCGACATCGACTACGCGGTGGACGCGGCGGTCTTCAGCCGGTTCGTCCACCAGGGCCAGGTCTGCATGGCCGCCAACCGGGTCCTCGTGGACGCCTCCGTCGCCGAGGAGTTCACCGAGAAGTTCGTGGCCAAGGTCCGTACCTTGAAGGTCGGTGACCCGCGCGACCCGCAGACCGTCATCGGTCCCGTGATCAACTCCCAGCAGGCGGGCGCCATTTCCGGCACCGTCGAGCAGGCGCTCGCCGAAGGCGCCACTGCCCTCGTGCAGGGCGCCACCAACGGCAACCTGGTCGAGCCCAGCGTGCTCACCGACGTCCCCGCCGACTCCGCGCTGCTCCAGCAGGAGATCTTCGGGCCGGTCGTCTTCCTCATCCCGTTCGACGGCGAGGAGCAGGCGCTCCGCATCGTCAACGACACCCCGTACGGCCTCAGCGGCGCCGTCCACACAGGCGACATCGAGCGGGGTGTCGCCTTTGCCAAGCAGATCGACACCGGCATGTTCCATGTGAACGACGGCACGGTCCACGACGAGCCGATCGTGCCGTTCGGCGGCGAGAAGCACTCCGGCCTCGGCCGCCTGAACGGCGAGACGACGCTGGAGGCCTTCACCACCATCAAGTGGATCTCCGTGCAGCACGGGCGCAGCGGCTTCCCGTTCTGACGCATTCTCGCCGAGGCGGGCCCTTGCGGACAGCAGCTGACCGCAAGGGTCCGTAACGTCATCGGTGTCAGGGCGAGAGCCCCGGTGAACCGATGAAAGGCGGCCGTCATGGTCATGCACGTGCCTGCGGAGGCGAAGAGCGACGAGCGAGGAGCGCTGCTGGCGTTCATCGAGGAACAGCGCGGCGGGATCCGCCGGGCGGTGCTCGGTCTGACCGAGGAACAGGCCCGCACCCGCCCCAG
The genomic region above belongs to Streptomyces sp. CG1 and contains:
- a CDS encoding aldehyde dehydrogenase family protein, coding for MSSYFTDLAQQYIDGEWRPGTGSWDVIDFNPYDDEKLASITVATVDEVDQAYRAAARAQKQWAATNPYARRAVLERALRLIEDREQEIADLIIAELGGTRVKAGFELHLAKEFLRESIHLALRPEGRILPSPADGKENRVYRVPVGVVGVISPFNFPFLLSLKSVAPALALGNGVVLKPHQNTPIAGGTLIARIFEEAGLPGGLLNVVVTDIAEIGDAFIEHPVPKVISFTGSDKVGRHVATVCAANFKRSVLELGGNSALVVLDDADIDYAVDAAVFSRFVHQGQVCMAANRVLVDASVAEEFTEKFVAKVRTLKVGDPRDPQTVIGPVINSQQAGAISGTVEQALAEGATALVQGATNGNLVEPSVLTDVPADSALLQQEIFGPVVFLIPFDGEEQALRIVNDTPYGLSGAVHTGDIERGVAFAKQIDTGMFHVNDGTVHDEPIVPFGGEKHSGLGRLNGETTLEAFTTIKWISVQHGRSGFPF